Proteins from a genomic interval of Leeia speluncae:
- a CDS encoding efflux RND transporter permease subunit, producing MNISAFCIKRPVTTVLLSISIVFAGILAYTKLPIAALPSYNTPVINVSASLSGASPDTMATSVALPLEKQFSTLPGIDSISSTNTLGSTSITLEFSPDRDIDAASVDVQAALLRAQRSLPDEMTSLPSYRKVNPADAPILILGITSPSLSLSELDDYAENVISPSLSTLNGVAQVQVFGQKKFAVRVTVDPQKLAARNLTMDELASALKSANANSALGTIDGKRQTLTIQANGQLRKAVDFAPLIVAIRDGNPVRLADIAKVEDSIENLKNASWVGKERAIVLAVQRQPDANTVATVDAIRATLPKLSSQLPQSIKIQLLNDRSVSIRESMHDVQFTLLLTVALVVMVMFLFLRKAVATLIPTVTLPISLIGTLGLMQVLGYSLDNISLLGLTLAVGLVVDDAIVVLENIVRHMENGEKALPAALKGSREMGFTIISISLSLVAVFIPIFFMPGTVGLMLHEFAVVVSLAILVSAVVSLTLIPLMASRLLKDGDHHESTNNPIIKLFESGFNAVAGAYASTLEIALRHRKIVGSLALASFGITIWMFMSIPKGFFPDEDLSQISANIDYGDGTGFDTATKLQLRIANIIEKDPAVASVTSSVSSTTGRMFITLKSKSDREPMTKVLERLRKDTGRVAGASVFLTATQNLRLGGKSTKSRYQYVLQSVSGGELNQWAEKLQQELRLNGDFRDVTSDTNLSSTVAQVNIDRDRANLLGVSIADIRTALYSAYGQRQAASIYTSSGDYAVVLSMPESLAQDENAIGQLPVRNKDGDLVTLDRVVHIVRQAGPSSVNHQGQLQAITISFNLAPGVTLGDAASTLENAQRSIQMPSSILTAWGGDAAAFQQNQTNQVVLILSALAVIYVLLGVLYESYLHPLTILAGLPSAAIGALAALQIFGLELTIIADIGLLMLIGIVKKNAIMMVDFAIESRREHGLSAIDAIRQACVLRFRPIMMTTLAAMMGALPLAFGWGAGAELRQPLGVAVVGGLIFSQLITLYITPVIYLFLDKFSKQTERDWHLVDGEHPR from the coding sequence ATGAATATTTCAGCTTTCTGTATTAAGCGTCCCGTTACTACGGTTCTGCTTTCGATCTCGATTGTTTTTGCTGGGATTCTGGCTTATACCAAATTACCGATCGCCGCTCTACCGTCTTACAATACGCCGGTAATTAACGTCTCGGCTTCGTTATCAGGCGCTAGTCCAGACACAATGGCAACTTCAGTCGCCCTGCCACTAGAAAAGCAATTTTCGACCTTACCCGGTATTGATAGCATTAGTTCGACCAATACCTTAGGTAGCACCTCGATCACGCTGGAATTCTCGCCAGATCGTGATATTGATGCAGCATCAGTTGATGTGCAAGCCGCTTTATTACGTGCACAACGGTCTCTACCAGACGAGATGACCAGCCTGCCTTCTTATCGTAAAGTTAACCCAGCAGATGCTCCGATTCTGATTTTAGGCATTACCTCGCCATCGCTTAGCCTTTCCGAACTAGATGACTACGCAGAAAACGTCATTTCACCGAGTCTCTCAACCTTAAATGGCGTGGCGCAAGTACAAGTATTCGGCCAGAAGAAATTCGCGGTTCGCGTCACCGTCGACCCGCAAAAGTTAGCTGCGCGCAATTTAACCATGGATGAACTCGCCAGCGCGCTAAAAAGTGCCAATGCGAATTCCGCGCTCGGCACAATCGATGGCAAACGACAAACGCTCACCATTCAGGCAAATGGCCAACTTAGAAAAGCGGTGGATTTCGCGCCACTCATTGTGGCCATCCGCGATGGCAACCCGGTACGCTTAGCCGATATTGCGAAAGTAGAAGACAGTATCGAGAACCTAAAGAATGCGAGCTGGGTAGGTAAAGAGCGGGCGATTGTATTGGCGGTTCAGCGTCAACCAGATGCCAATACCGTTGCCACGGTAGATGCTATTCGCGCCACCCTACCTAAACTTTCTAGCCAACTGCCGCAATCCATCAAGATTCAGCTACTCAATGATCGCTCGGTATCCATTCGTGAATCGATGCATGATGTGCAATTTACCCTATTGCTAACCGTTGCCCTGGTGGTGATGGTGATGTTCCTGTTCTTACGTAAAGCAGTCGCAACACTCATCCCTACAGTGACGCTGCCAATTTCCCTCATTGGTACCTTAGGGCTAATGCAGGTACTGGGTTACAGCCTAGACAACATTTCGCTACTCGGGTTAACGCTCGCGGTTGGTTTAGTCGTGGATGATGCGATTGTCGTGCTAGAAAACATCGTCCGACATATGGAAAATGGTGAGAAGGCCTTGCCAGCTGCGCTAAAAGGCAGCCGTGAAATGGGCTTTACCATTATTAGTATTTCCTTATCCCTTGTGGCCGTTTTCATCCCAATTTTCTTTATGCCCGGCACCGTCGGCTTAATGCTGCATGAATTTGCCGTCGTCGTTTCACTGGCAATTTTAGTTTCTGCAGTCGTATCTCTGACGCTGATTCCTCTCATGGCTAGCCGCTTGCTAAAAGATGGTGATCATCACGAATCGACTAACAATCCAATTATTAAACTCTTTGAATCGGGTTTTAATGCGGTTGCCGGTGCTTACGCCAGCACACTAGAAATTGCCTTGCGCCATCGCAAAATAGTAGGTTCGCTAGCCCTCGCCAGCTTTGGGATTACCATTTGGATGTTTATGAGTATTCCCAAAGGCTTCTTCCCGGATGAAGACTTAAGCCAAATCTCCGCCAACATCGATTATGGCGATGGCACCGGCTTTGATACAGCAACGAAACTCCAACTGCGCATCGCCAATATCATTGAAAAAGACCCTGCGGTTGCCAGTGTCACCTCATCTGTCTCTAGCACCACAGGGCGGATGTTTATCACCTTAAAGTCGAAGTCAGATCGTGAGCCAATGACGAAGGTGTTAGAAAGATTACGCAAAGATACCGGCAGAGTCGCTGGCGCGAGTGTCTTTCTCACCGCCACACAAAACTTACGTTTAGGTGGTAAATCAACAAAAAGCCGTTACCAATACGTCTTACAAAGCGTCTCTGGCGGGGAATTGAACCAGTGGGCAGAAAAACTCCAACAAGAACTCCGCTTAAATGGCGATTTTAGAGATGTCACCAGTGACACCAACCTTTCCAGCACAGTTGCGCAGGTGAATATCGACCGTGACCGCGCCAACTTGCTAGGTGTCAGCATTGCCGATATCCGCACGGCACTCTACAGCGCCTATGGACAGCGCCAAGCTGCCAGTATCTATACCAGCAGCGGAGACTACGCGGTGGTCCTCAGCATGCCAGAATCTCTGGCACAAGATGAGAATGCCATTGGCCAACTGCCGGTACGCAATAAAGATGGCGATCTCGTCACGCTTGATAGAGTAGTGCACATTGTCCGCCAAGCGGGGCCAAGCAGCGTCAACCACCAAGGCCAGCTACAAGCAATTACCATCAGCTTTAACTTAGCACCCGGTGTTACCCTTGGCGATGCCGCCAGCACCCTAGAAAATGCACAACGCAGCATTCAAATGCCGTCTAGCATCCTAACGGCGTGGGGTGGTGATGCTGCTGCCTTCCAGCAAAACCAGACCAACCAAGTGGTATTGATTCTCTCTGCGCTTGCGGTCATTTACGTGCTACTTGGTGTGTTATATGAAAGCTACCTGCACCCCCTCACCATTTTGGCAGGCCTACCATCGGCCGCGATTGGTGCGTTAGCTGCACTCCAGATATTTGGACTAGAGCTCACCATCATTGCCGATATTGGCTTATTAATGCTGATTGGTATCGTGAAAAAGAACGCGATTATGATGGTCGACTTTGCGATTGAGTCACGTAGAGAGCATGGGTTATCCGCAATTGATGCTATCCGCCAAGCCTGCGTTTTGCGTTTCCGCCCCATTATGATGACAACCCTAGCGGCAATGATGGGAGCCCTACCACTTGCCTTTGGCTGGGGAGCCGGTGCCGAACTACGCCAGCCACTCGGTGTAGCGGTAGTTGGTGGCTTAATCTTCTCGCAATTAATTACCCTCTACATCACGCCGGTGATTTACTTGTTCCTAGATAAATTCAGTAAACAAACAGAACGAGATTGGCATTTGGTGGATGGCGAGCATCCACGATAA
- a CDS encoding substrate-binding periplasmic protein, which produces MRLRWIYGILYWCCALAWAAEPFSVAVIDVKPWAMESKPGVYGGIYVDAARVIAQEAGYPLRFKLLPYLRVPLEVASGGSAFTIVSDNDDLNASSIKVGLVQQLPLVAIPRSNAGVTQLSDLQHKRIAVLRGTTYHTQLAGILSADFTPVEHYEQAFQMLLMNRVDAVLGVDQGLKYMVQSSPSLKSQQRKFGAPIGLTLLDAYLYVSPRLPLHQLLEIKRAYQAAKSKHLFDSVFNSY; this is translated from the coding sequence ATGCGTCTTCGGTGGATATATGGCATTTTATATTGGTGCTGCGCATTAGCTTGGGCGGCAGAACCTTTCTCGGTCGCCGTGATTGATGTAAAGCCTTGGGCGATGGAATCAAAACCCGGTGTGTATGGCGGTATTTATGTGGATGCGGCCCGCGTAATTGCCCAAGAAGCCGGCTACCCGCTTCGTTTCAAATTACTCCCCTATTTGCGCGTCCCTTTAGAAGTAGCCTCTGGCGGTTCTGCATTTACCATTGTTTCGGATAACGATGATCTCAATGCTTCCTCTATAAAGGTAGGACTTGTACAGCAGTTGCCGTTAGTAGCTATCCCCCGATCCAATGCTGGGGTGACGCAACTTTCTGATCTGCAACATAAGCGTATTGCTGTTTTACGGGGAACTACCTACCACACGCAACTCGCCGGTATTTTGTCGGCTGATTTCACCCCGGTTGAGCATTACGAGCAGGCGTTTCAAATGCTACTGATGAATCGGGTAGATGCCGTGCTAGGTGTCGATCAAGGGTTGAAGTACATGGTGCAATCGTCCCCATCTTTGAAAAGCCAACAGCGTAAATTTGGTGCGCCGATCGGCTTAACTTTGCTAGATGCTTATTTGTATGTCTCTCCCAGACTGCCTTTACATCAATTGCTGGAAATCAAACGTGCCTACCAGGCGGCAAAATCCAAGCATCTGTTTGACAGTGTGTTTAATAGCTACTGA
- a CDS encoding MraY family glycosyltransferase, protein MTHLLVGFFISLIVTLLVIRFDHVHGHFSSDHDLNGVQKFHVHPVPRIGGISLFIAMLAIWVVQLVKQAPSSREFSLLLLSSLPAFLGGLIEDVTKKVGVLHRLVLTMLAAVVGFFLLDAGLHRLDIPYVDSLLVYVPFALLITAVAAGGVANAINIIDGYNGLAGVYAVIVFFALGYVAFICGDLLIWGAALAMVGALLGFLVWNYPRGLIFLGDGGAYFIGFMLAELSILLVNRHPQVSAWFPFLLLIYPVIETVFSIYRRKFLKGGSPGMPDAAHLHQLIYKRLVRWALNSNEAHHKTQRNAMTSPYLWVLSSLAVIPALLFWQHTWVLQLFTLLFVFSYIWLYRSLVLFRAPKWMIIRKIHQSDEE, encoded by the coding sequence ATGACGCATTTACTCGTTGGTTTTTTCATCTCACTGATTGTCACTCTGCTTGTTATCCGGTTCGATCACGTTCACGGGCATTTTTCTTCAGATCATGATTTGAATGGGGTACAGAAATTTCATGTTCATCCAGTGCCACGTATTGGTGGCATTTCCCTCTTTATAGCAATGCTAGCAATTTGGGTTGTGCAGTTGGTGAAGCAGGCGCCTTCTAGTAGAGAGTTTAGTTTGTTATTACTTAGTTCTTTACCAGCTTTTCTTGGTGGACTGATTGAGGATGTAACCAAAAAAGTTGGGGTGCTGCACCGGTTGGTGCTGACGATGTTAGCGGCTGTGGTCGGTTTCTTTCTGTTAGATGCAGGATTGCACCGGCTTGATATTCCGTATGTAGATTCGCTGCTGGTGTATGTGCCTTTTGCCTTGCTGATTACCGCTGTAGCTGCTGGTGGGGTTGCCAATGCGATTAATATTATTGATGGATACAATGGGCTTGCTGGTGTATATGCTGTAATTGTGTTCTTTGCACTTGGCTATGTGGCATTTATCTGTGGAGACTTGCTCATTTGGGGGGCTGCGCTGGCCATGGTGGGGGCTTTGCTCGGATTTCTGGTTTGGAATTACCCTCGGGGATTGATTTTCTTGGGTGATGGCGGCGCTTATTTTATCGGGTTTATGTTGGCGGAGTTGTCGATATTACTGGTCAATAGGCACCCGCAAGTTTCTGCGTGGTTTCCATTCTTGCTCCTAATTTACCCAGTCATCGAGACTGTATTCTCTATTTACCGTCGGAAATTTCTTAAAGGTGGTTCGCCTGGCATGCCAGATGCGGCACATTTACATCAACTCATCTACAAACGTCTTGTCCGTTGGGCGTTAAATAGTAATGAGGCGCATCATAAAACTCAGCGAAATGCGATGACTTCTCCCTACCTGTGGGTGCTGTCTTCGCTAGCGGTAATTCCTGCACTGCTGTTTTGGCAGCATACGTGGGTGTTGCAGTTATTCACGTTGTTGTTTGTGTTTAGCTACATTTGGCTCTACAGATCTCTTGTGCTGTTCCGTGCGCCAAAATGGATGATTATTCGTAAGATTCATCAATCGGATGAAGAGTAA
- a CDS encoding protein adenylyltransferase SelO yields MTALSQLPALNRFYQSLPNWYTALGAEKLPSPVLVHANLELAEKFGLSEEDCASPDFVHLVAGNQFPDWVQPLATVYSGHQFGVCVPRLGDGRALLLGEVESTAGFSYEWQLKGAGRTPYSRHADGRAVLRSSIREYLCSEAMHGLGIPTTRALAMIASPAAVYREITESAAVVLRVAQRFVRFGHFEYAFLQNDLDGAKALADFLIEHDLPECQYKENPYLSMLETVVLRTASLIADWQAVGFCHGVMNTDNMSILGLTIDYGPFGFLDQFDPNHICNHSDTYGRYAYQQQPAVAYWNLRVLGSVLLPLIGDKDITIECLDRFPSLYQHAYETRMGAKLGLDAWLGEVDGQLLTDVLALLAKHRVDYTRFWRAVCQVNASDTNGDAAVLDEFIDRAAASEWLNQYRHRLQQQSSSDANRQAQMKRVNPKFVLRNYLAEEVIRQARDEQNYQQIDELMQVLANPYDEHPTFERFASHPPTWASHLEVSCSS; encoded by the coding sequence ATGACTGCATTAAGCCAATTACCCGCGCTCAACCGTTTCTATCAATCGCTGCCCAACTGGTATACCGCGCTTGGCGCAGAAAAACTGCCTTCCCCTGTGCTGGTTCATGCCAATCTTGAACTTGCAGAAAAGTTTGGATTGAGCGAGGAGGATTGCGCATCGCCTGACTTTGTTCATCTGGTGGCGGGCAATCAATTCCCAGATTGGGTGCAGCCATTGGCAACGGTGTATTCCGGACATCAATTTGGCGTTTGCGTCCCTAGGCTAGGGGATGGGCGAGCCCTTTTGTTAGGCGAAGTCGAAAGCACCGCTGGCTTTAGTTATGAGTGGCAACTAAAAGGGGCGGGTAGAACGCCTTATTCTCGCCATGCCGATGGCCGTGCCGTTTTACGTTCAAGTATCCGAGAATACCTATGCAGCGAAGCCATGCATGGTTTGGGTATCCCAACGACGCGTGCGCTAGCAATGATTGCTAGCCCTGCCGCCGTGTATAGAGAAATCACCGAGTCAGCGGCCGTGGTTTTACGCGTTGCCCAGCGCTTTGTTCGTTTTGGCCATTTTGAATACGCTTTCTTGCAAAATGATCTAGATGGTGCAAAAGCGCTCGCTGACTTTCTCATTGAACATGATTTGCCCGAGTGCCAATACAAAGAAAACCCTTATCTTTCGATGCTAGAAACGGTGGTGCTCCGAACCGCGAGCCTCATTGCAGACTGGCAAGCGGTAGGCTTTTGCCACGGCGTGATGAATACCGACAATATGTCTATTCTGGGCTTAACGATTGATTACGGCCCCTTTGGCTTCTTAGATCAATTTGATCCAAACCACATTTGCAATCACTCAGATACCTATGGACGCTACGCTTACCAGCAGCAGCCCGCCGTGGCGTATTGGAATCTACGCGTACTTGGCAGTGTGTTATTGCCGCTCATTGGGGATAAAGACATCACGATTGAATGCCTAGATCGCTTCCCGAGTTTGTATCAACATGCCTATGAAACCCGTATGGGCGCGAAGTTGGGGTTGGATGCGTGGTTAGGTGAAGTGGATGGGCAATTGCTAACAGATGTACTCGCATTACTAGCAAAACACCGTGTCGACTATACCCGTTTTTGGCGTGCAGTTTGCCAAGTAAATGCCAGTGATACAAACGGCGACGCTGCTGTTTTAGATGAGTTTATCGATAGAGCAGCCGCTAGTGAATGGCTAAACCAGTATCGGCATCGTTTACAGCAGCAATCTTCAAGCGATGCCAATAGACAAGCGCAAATGAAGCGGGTGAATCCTAAGTTTGTGCTAAGAAACTATTTGGCAGAAGAGGTGATTAGACAAGCCCGCGATGAACAGAATTATCAGCAGATTGATGAGCTAATGCAGGTATTGGCTAACCCGTATGATGAACACCCCACATTCGAGCGATTTGCGAGTCATCCACCAACCTGGGCTAGCCATTTAGAGGTCAGTTGCTCTAGTTGA
- a CDS encoding LysR family transcriptional regulator, translating to MIDTRWLEDFLSVADCGNFTRAAQLRHLTQPALSRRIRALESWLGVDLVDRSTYPTRLTRAGEQFRSQAASMLEQLTEARSQARHHFEQDVGLTVALPHTLSLSFFPKWFTRIRELFPTVSARLFAANVHDAVMHFVENNSDLLMCYHHPLQPVALDPERYSGLKLGVEWIRPYSRCDKQRQPVFELPGQKGEVIPFLGYAPGAYLRRMVDMLIDQTPEHSNLQQVFETDMSEGLKNMALEGHGMAFLPESSVTREVRNGQLAVAGGEEWQVSMEIHLYRETRRHQEAVDALWDKLAEKYPSV from the coding sequence ATCATCGATACTCGTTGGTTAGAAGATTTTCTGAGTGTGGCAGACTGCGGGAATTTTACGCGGGCAGCGCAACTTCGCCACCTGACACAACCTGCATTATCCCGTCGTATTCGAGCGTTAGAAAGCTGGTTAGGGGTAGATTTGGTTGATCGCTCAACCTACCCAACACGCTTAACCCGTGCAGGAGAGCAATTTCGCTCGCAAGCCGCCTCTATGTTAGAACAATTAACCGAGGCAAGATCGCAAGCGAGGCATCATTTTGAGCAAGATGTCGGGCTAACGGTGGCTCTCCCTCATACGTTATCACTAAGTTTTTTCCCAAAATGGTTTACCCGTATTCGAGAGCTATTTCCTACCGTTTCTGCCCGGCTATTTGCGGCGAACGTGCACGATGCTGTGATGCACTTTGTAGAAAATAACAGCGACTTACTAATGTGTTATCACCATCCTTTGCAACCTGTGGCGTTAGATCCAGAGCGTTATAGTGGGCTAAAACTAGGCGTGGAATGGATTCGCCCTTACAGCCGTTGTGATAAGCAAAGGCAGCCGGTATTCGAGCTCCCCGGGCAAAAGGGAGAGGTGATTCCTTTTCTTGGTTATGCCCCCGGCGCCTACTTACGCCGGATGGTCGATATGTTGATTGATCAAACACCAGAACACTCTAATCTACAGCAAGTGTTCGAAACAGATATGTCCGAAGGGCTAAAAAACATGGCTTTAGAAGGCCATGGCATGGCGTTTCTACCGGAAAGCTCGGTCACGAGAGAAGTACGAAATGGCCAACTTGCGGTTGCCGGTGGGGAAGAATGGCAGGTCAGTATGGAGATTCATCTCTATCGGGAAACCCGCCGCCACCAAGAGGCGGTGGATGCGCTGTGGGACAAACTAGCTGAAAAATACCCAAGCGTCTAA
- a CDS encoding DUF7793 family protein: MKRLGWFTSSETKTPTEPIVWLGEDGILRVDYGDSPHIDGAMIEKIRQKHIALSDKPLPVMFMATGRPSSTKDGREAASTPEICNITTAVAFVTKSWYIRQLLDLYLTFDRPPYPAFVCETEEDAADWLIRYVRQSEGES; this comes from the coding sequence ATGAAACGACTAGGATGGTTTACATCCTCAGAGACTAAAACACCAACAGAACCTATCGTTTGGTTAGGTGAAGACGGCATTTTGCGCGTAGACTACGGAGACTCACCGCATATTGATGGCGCAATGATCGAAAAAATCCGCCAAAAACATATTGCCCTAAGTGACAAACCACTCCCCGTCATGTTCATGGCCACCGGTCGCCCATCTTCCACCAAAGACGGCAGAGAGGCTGCCAGCACACCCGAGATTTGCAACATCACCACCGCCGTCGCTTTTGTCACCAAAAGCTGGTACATCCGCCAGCTACTAGACCTCTACCTCACCTTCGACCGCCCACCCTACCCAGCTTTTGTCTGCGAAACAGAAGAGGATGCGGCAGATTGGTTGATTCGGTATGTTCGCCAATCAGAAGGCGAAAGCTAG
- a CDS encoding response regulator, with the protein MANIASFFNKTISTGEPDFSHATYLVIDSVAEMRKALEMTLSSIGANKVEFASRATDAIARIQRADFDVILSDITLDKPLDGMFLLEELKNRNLLKPSAVFMIVTSEAHAQNVISAAELAPDDYLLKPFTGEALLKRLERSYAKKQAFRVVDHAILQHDYLLALAECNHRIDDKDPYLLDFMKMKGKLCLLTGDAVEAKRTYQQLLDIRPFGWAKMGYGKALFQQRNYEEAQKVFEELITENRYAMEAYDWLAHCQEARDDALSAQDTLQKAVNLSPSIIHRLRHFGSVAVSNHDWEKVSKAFTSCVDYGKYTFHHDPMDYAHLSHAQIAQGDIAAAEKTVFQVKKAFQTPEAAILAKTMDCKLLIEKKQLFEAEALLADALKAYDQLGGQIPADIQVELAGSCYQLNQPDAARQIAEQVIKNQSDEPHIARHLQNMFQAVGKIEEGEQLIAENNRDFVEKNNIAVNMAKGGDLEGAVQHFLSVLSERPNNLSIMLNTINAILAYVNHNGWHEHYMMLAADYLEHIRTQHPTNGKCQKLMALYRSLKFKNRIQEEA; encoded by the coding sequence ATGGCAAATATTGCATCCTTTTTCAATAAAACCATCTCGACTGGTGAACCAGATTTTTCGCACGCAACGTATCTGGTCATCGATAGCGTTGCCGAAATGCGCAAAGCCCTAGAGATGACGTTAAGCTCGATTGGCGCAAACAAAGTAGAGTTTGCCTCTCGAGCAACCGATGCTATTGCCAGAATTCAACGCGCAGACTTTGATGTGATTCTGTCTGACATCACGCTAGACAAGCCACTAGATGGCATGTTTTTGCTCGAAGAATTAAAAAACCGAAACCTGCTAAAGCCTTCTGCCGTCTTCATGATTGTGACCTCAGAAGCACACGCACAAAATGTGATATCTGCCGCCGAATTAGCCCCAGACGACTATCTACTCAAGCCATTTACCGGCGAAGCGCTACTGAAACGATTAGAACGTTCTTACGCCAAGAAACAAGCCTTCCGCGTAGTAGATCACGCCATTTTGCAGCATGACTACCTACTCGCTCTTGCCGAGTGCAATCACCGGATAGATGACAAAGACCCATACCTTTTAGACTTTATGAAGATGAAAGGTAAACTGTGTTTGTTAACTGGTGATGCGGTCGAAGCCAAACGCACCTACCAACAATTACTCGATATCCGCCCATTTGGTTGGGCAAAAATGGGCTATGGTAAGGCGCTTTTTCAGCAGCGCAACTATGAAGAAGCACAAAAAGTCTTTGAAGAGCTCATTACTGAAAACCGCTACGCAATGGAAGCCTATGATTGGTTAGCCCATTGCCAAGAAGCACGTGACGATGCACTCAGTGCGCAAGATACGCTACAAAAAGCCGTCAATCTCTCCCCGTCTATTATTCATCGACTAAGGCATTTTGGTTCTGTTGCGGTCTCTAATCACGATTGGGAAAAGGTTAGTAAAGCATTTACGAGTTGCGTAGATTATGGGAAATACACCTTTCACCATGATCCGATGGATTATGCCCACCTTAGCCATGCTCAAATCGCCCAAGGGGATATTGCTGCCGCAGAGAAAACAGTCTTCCAGGTAAAGAAAGCCTTTCAAACACCAGAAGCGGCCATCCTTGCAAAAACCATGGATTGCAAATTACTGATCGAGAAAAAACAGCTGTTTGAGGCCGAAGCCTTATTAGCGGATGCGCTTAAGGCATATGATCAATTAGGTGGGCAGATTCCTGCAGATATTCAGGTTGAATTAGCTGGCAGCTGTTATCAACTCAACCAGCCTGATGCAGCACGCCAAATAGCAGAGCAGGTAATCAAAAACCAAAGTGATGAACCGCATATTGCCAGACATCTGCAGAATATGTTTCAAGCCGTGGGTAAAATCGAAGAAGGCGAACAACTCATTGCAGAAAACAATCGTGACTTTGTAGAGAAAAACAACATTGCCGTGAACATGGCTAAAGGCGGAGACCTAGAAGGCGCAGTACAGCACTTCTTGTCCGTCCTATCTGAGCGACCAAATAATCTATCGATTATGCTCAATACCATTAACGCAATATTGGCCTATGTAAACCATAACGGCTGGCACGAACATTACATGATGTTAGCCGCAGACTACCTAGAACATATCCGTACACAGCACCCAACCAATGGCAAATGCCAAAAATTGATGGCCTTGTATCGCAGCCTAAAATTCAAAAACCGAATTCAAGAAGAAGCATAA
- a CDS encoding efflux RND transporter periplasmic adaptor subunit encodes MRKATKLSIFVVLLAAIGGGWYYNAQHSKSTSTNAASKGKDKPAIVTFAVVKAVPFTSTLNLSGTVTPISQVEVRPQITGMVKVVHVQEGSMVKKGQLLFTLDNSEEATNRDKLAAQLAKDQATLADARRSLNRQIELAKQQFVSQSAVDTARSTLDEAAATVKADQAALAGSHVSLDYYRITAPADGRIGQINVHPGSLIQPSSTNPMTTLTQLSPIQVAFNVPETRLNDLHQAWQQAKSQSAELHVNASTAPKPSIGKLVFLDTTVDSTSGSLKAKAEFDNTDQRFWPGAQVPVSLDLSSQANTPVVPAEAVQTGPESTFLYVVGADKKAKALPVKVIEIRDGIAALSGVTPGTMVVKDGGQNVRPGGFVQEAKKRKEGAASGRSTVKAGSNE; translated from the coding sequence ATGCGTAAAGCAACCAAACTATCTATCTTCGTCGTTTTGTTAGCGGCAATTGGCGGAGGTTGGTATTACAACGCCCAACATAGCAAATCTACCAGCACCAATGCAGCCAGCAAAGGAAAAGACAAACCGGCCATCGTCACCTTTGCCGTGGTCAAGGCAGTTCCCTTTACCAGCACCTTGAATTTATCTGGCACCGTTACCCCTATTTCCCAAGTAGAAGTGCGCCCGCAAATTACCGGCATGGTAAAGGTTGTACATGTACAAGAAGGGAGCATGGTCAAAAAAGGGCAATTGCTATTTACCCTAGATAACAGCGAAGAAGCAACAAACCGCGACAAACTCGCCGCGCAATTAGCCAAAGACCAAGCAACCTTGGCTGACGCCAGACGTAGCCTCAACCGCCAAATTGAATTAGCCAAACAACAGTTTGTTTCCCAAAGTGCAGTAGATACCGCCAGAAGCACGCTAGATGAAGCCGCTGCAACCGTCAAAGCAGACCAAGCCGCATTAGCAGGTAGCCATGTCAGCTTAGATTATTACCGAATTACGGCACCAGCGGATGGCCGAATTGGGCAGATTAACGTGCATCCAGGCAGCTTGATTCAACCAAGCAGCACCAACCCAATGACCACGCTTACCCAGCTCTCCCCTATTCAAGTCGCATTTAACGTACCTGAAACACGGTTGAACGATTTGCACCAAGCGTGGCAGCAAGCGAAATCTCAATCTGCTGAGCTACATGTCAATGCAAGTACCGCCCCCAAACCAAGCATCGGTAAATTGGTATTCTTAGATACCACGGTAGATAGCACCTCAGGTAGCCTAAAAGCGAAAGCCGAGTTTGATAATACAGATCAACGTTTCTGGCCAGGCGCACAAGTACCCGTCTCGTTAGATTTAAGTAGCCAAGCCAATACCCCTGTTGTGCCGGCAGAAGCCGTGCAAACTGGCCCAGAAAGCACCTTCTTATATGTGGTCGGTGCAGATAAAAAGGCGAAAGCACTACCTGTGAAAGTCATTGAAATTCGAGATGGCATTGCCGCGTTATCCGGCGTTACCCCAGGCACGATGGTAGTGAAAGATGGCGGGCAAAATGTACGCCCGGGTGGGTTCGTTCAGGAAGCCAAAAAGAGAAAAGAAGGCGCAGCTTCTGGTCGCTCGACTGTAAAAGCAGGGAGCAATGAATGA